The Psychrosphaera ytuae genome includes a region encoding these proteins:
- a CDS encoding methyltransferase domain-containing protein: protein MASKDVNFDKSNSTFKKNIYGTSKGKVREAILQRDLTLILEKSFAEGTRLKVLDVGGGQGQLAFFLAALGHDVVLTDISNEMLDVARNYADQNKVTNITIQQMSLQACGDTFKDEFDLVLCHAVFEWLEDPKSGFDILASLVKPNGLLSFMYYNKVGQTLSNLVYGNFEYIKDGMKGRKVVKLNPQSSLDADTVANWVNKHGLSIVLQSGVRCFHDYMRDINKWQDDLPGIIEMELEYSLKSPYNQIGRYTHLILE from the coding sequence ATGGCTTCAAAAGATGTCAATTTTGATAAAAGTAACAGCACATTTAAAAAGAATATTTATGGGACGAGTAAAGGCAAAGTTCGAGAAGCCATTTTACAAAGAGATCTAACCTTAATCCTTGAGAAGTCATTTGCAGAAGGCACCCGCTTAAAAGTCTTAGATGTCGGTGGTGGCCAAGGTCAACTTGCGTTCTTTTTAGCTGCCCTTGGCCACGATGTAGTATTGACGGATATTTCAAACGAGATGTTGGACGTTGCAAGGAACTATGCAGACCAAAACAAAGTAACAAATATCACAATACAACAAATGTCTTTGCAAGCGTGCGGGGATACCTTTAAAGACGAATTTGATCTGGTTCTATGCCATGCAGTTTTCGAGTGGTTAGAAGATCCAAAGTCAGGCTTTGATATATTGGCGAGCCTAGTTAAACCCAATGGGCTACTATCTTTCATGTATTACAATAAAGTGGGTCAAACGCTGAGTAACTTGGTGTATGGAAACTTCGAGTATATCAAGGACGGAATGAAAGGGCGTAAAGTGGTTAAGCTCAACCCACAAAGCTCGTTAGATGCTGATACTGTAGCTAATTGGGTAAACAAACACGGTTTGTCTATCGTGTTGCAATCTGGGGTGCGTTGTTTTCACGACTATATGAGAGACATCAACAAGTGGCAAGATGACTTACCGGGAATCATTGAAATGGAAT